From the genome of Halostella litorea:
GAGATGCTTCCATTCGGCGTCGTGGTCCGTCAGCAGGGTGTGACCGAGGACTTCCAGAAGCGTCCGTGCATCCGCGTCTCGCTTCGTGATGTCCCGAAGGAACCGCAAGATGCCTTCCGGTGCGGCCGACGGGTCGTATTCGACCGGGAGGTGGGTCGTGAACTTGTACTGCGGGTCGTGCGGCCGCAACTCCTGGTTGTCAACATCAAGGACGCCGTTCCTCACGCAGATGTAGTTCGTGTCGAACTGCCGCGCTTCGAGGTCCTCACGCTCAACCGTCCGCTCCTTGATGCGGCCGATGATTTCGTTTTTCTCGCTCTTGCTGTAGTGCTTCCCGAGGTTCTGGTCGAGCTCCCGGCCGATGAGGTATTTCGCCGTCCTGTCGAAGATTCCGAGATCGTCGTCGTATACGTGGAGGTTCTCGGTGTCACGTGGCGTCAGGAACCGGTATTTCGACCGGAGGTGATTCACCGCAGCGAGGCGGCCATCCTGCGTCGATTCGGCGTAGATGTATCTGACGTCCTCCCAGGTGAATACTGTCTCAGGGTCCCGAGCTTTGTAGTCTCGGACGGTTGCGGCCGCATCCTTCTCATCCTCCGGGTCCCACCACCGGTTTTCCACCCACCAGAGTGCTTTATTGTGGGCCTTTGCCGGCAGCTCCTCAGTCTCTCCAGGGAGCCCGTCGAAATCGTACAGCTCCTGTTCGCGCGCGATATGCTGGAGGGCGGCTGTCGGGATGATACTCGACTCGTCGAGGTCGCCGTGATCGCGGGTCTTCGACCACCACTCCCACACCTCTTCAGGCGGCAACCCGTCGCTGCCTTCGTTCTCCCCGTGATACTCGATTTCGCACTCGCACCTCTCGTTTTCACCGAGGATACCGTAGTCCCGCAGCGTACTGACTGAGGGCGGCGAGTACGTCCCCCGGTCGATCTTTTCGGCGAGGTGCTGTACCTGGTATTCAGTCTTCGAGCGGTCCACGTCTTCCCCCGGTGGGAAGTCGTCAACGAAATGTTGAACGACCGTCTCAACATCGTAGCCAGCGTACAGTCCGCACAACGCCGTCAACACATTCACTTTGTGCGTGTTCGGGTGGTCGTCAGGATTCGCCGCGCGGAGTTCGAGGCCGCGATGGTAGCATGTCGGGAAGTCTGCTGGGGGCTCGGTCTCACGGTCGAACTCGAAGCCATCGAGCCCGCGCGACGCCGGGTCGTACTCCAGGAGCGGCGCGCCGTCGTACTTAATGCGGTCCGCGGCATCTGCCGGATCCAACACCGTAGAGATATCCTCGTTGTTGACGACGTCGTAGGGTGTGTCCACACCCGGGATGTCGGTGGGAGCGACGACGTGCGCGCTAACCGCGCTACCGCGGATATCGATATCCCAGCCGAGATCGGCGGTCATGCGGAAGTCCGACTCGTTCAACTCGCCGCGCTCAGCGTGGACGATGAAGTAGACGTGTAGGCCGCCGTTCTGGCTGCGAACGACCAGCGTGTTCTCTGGAACCGTGACCGCGTTGGGGTTGAAGTCCGCGGGCGCTTTGTGGACGTCCAGGTCGAACACAAGCAGGGCGAGCGAGGCGTGCGGAGCGTCGTCAACATCGACAGCTGCCCAGTTACCGTGTGGGACCTTTACGATGTCATCGTGCGTGTACACGTGGTCGGCGTCGTTGAAGTCCTGATTGTAACCACCCCAAGAGCGCTTCGGGCGCTTGTCGTCGGGACCCCGTGTCTCGATGAACCGCAGGCGGTCATAGTCGAGGGCGAGGTCCTCAGACATAGGACCACCCCCGGCTACGTCCAATCACGTCCAATGCCCCTTCGAATCCATTGGACGTAGGAAACCGAAGGTAGAGCCTGTGAAAGGGGGGTTTCTGCGGGGTGATTTGCCTACGTCCAATACGTCCAATGTAATTAGGGTACCCTCGGAATTGCGAGAGGAAAGAAGAAGGAACCTCTCGCGCTTCTGAGAGTAGGGTGATTTGATTGGACGTATTGGACGTGCCGCTACTCCCCCTCGAATTCCCCCGTCTCAGAACGTAACGAGGAGATCTGCACGTCCAATGGGTATTGGACGTGATTGGACGTGATTGGACGTAGGGGGTGAGCGAGTGGTGCATCTGGCCCTGATGGCCGGTCGAGCAGATCGTGGTGTCGTCGCTGGTGTCGGTCATGGTGAGCTGCGTGTTGGAGCCTGCCCGACGTCGAACGACGCCAGCCCGATTCGCAAAGCCACCCCTAATGAAAGGGCAATGTTTTTGCTCCCGGGCCGAGAAACCACGAGTACGGAACCCCGTTCGAGGGAGCATGGTTTGGGACCCCACTCCCCGAACGGCTCGCGGTTTCTCAGGCGTGTTGCGTTGCCTAGCTTCTGGTACGTTGGTGTAGTCAATTCGTCCCCATAAACCTACGCAAACCTGAGCGGTTCCGACAGGGGGGTGTCTGACGCACGTCATGCGTCTCGCGTCACTGTATCAGCAGGAACGGTTTTCTGGAAGTCGGCACAACCACACCGTCTACAGCGCTGTGGGCACGTGAACCTCTGTTCTCCGCAACTGACGCATTCCCACCGAGCGACTTCTTCGAGGAGAGCCGGGATCTCCGTGACGGGGGTGTCTTCGTCGGCCTCCCATAGTGCACGGGCTGGCCCGTTTCGAGGGACGTCTTTTCGCGCGCTCATGCGACAGTCCTCCCAGTCGCCAACGCCTCATTTCCCAGCTGGGACTCGGTGGGGATGAAGCAGGTGAGAACGGTCCTGTCGTCAGGATCGAAGACGTATACCACACCGCTGTCAGGGTGGATCCGCGTTGGATCAACTATACTGGGGTCCTGGAGTTGGATCCGTTCACTCTCTCGGAATTCACGTTTGATACGCGAACGAGGATAGGGCTCAGAGCCATTGACACGTTCAAGGAACCGCTGCTCTGCGTGCCGAGTGACATCTACCTGTTCGCCGACGAGGTCGTGGTGAGCCCCGTCGGTTGCATTGAGTTCGCTGTAGACATCAGCGATGCTTTCAGCCGGATTGTACGAAGTCTCGTGGTCGTTGTCGGGGATGTGCATCGTCGTCTAGCGTCGCGCTCGTGTGAATTTCAGCCGGATGAGCGCGATAACGACCCGAAGAAGCAGTTCCTGCTTAGTTAGTGAAAGAGCTTATTACGCCCTCACGTAATTGACTAAGCAGGAACGGATTCCTCGAAGCCGTGCAACCGGCTTACTCTGGGACCGTTCCGTTGTGCCGGCGACTCGCCCCCTACGTCCGGCCTGGGAACTGGAGCGTAGGACGAGAGCGCCGGTATCTTACTGTGCCATTTAGCTTTGGTAGCGGAGCATACGTGTTCACCCCTTGAGAGGGGACATACTTATATGTATCCCCCTTATACCCTGACGTAAGACCCCATGTCACAGGACGAGTTTGACCTTGTTGACCGTCCACGAGGCGGTTTAACCCAAGCAGACCGTGAGTATCTGGTTGGAGAGATGGATATGTCGGAATACGACGATCCCGAGAACGTGGATTATCAGCGCCGTTTTCGCATACGTGAACGTATCAAGAACGCAATTTTGGACTTCCACCTCGTTGCAAATGGACTTCCGCATGGTGATGTGGAACAGATTTTTGACGAAGCATATGACTGGGAGAGGCAACTGACAGCTGCCCGTCATCAGGGGGACGAATTTGACCAAGACAGTATCCCCCCAATCCCACCACTGCTTGAGGCATGGGGTGATGCACTTCGTTTCTTCTATCTTGGTTTTGGTATCCGCCGCCCTGATCTCGCAAAGATGATTATTGAAACTGCTGTCGATGATGCGATTACGGAGTATGGGCTGATCTACGAGGATGCCTACCTTGATGTCGATGTGACTTTCGAAATTGCTGGTGAAGAGGATGATGCTATCCCGTTAGACAAGTTCAAGGAACGAGTTGAGAACAATAATCTTCCAGATGATCCACTAGAAGTTGACTTAATCCTCACCACATTGGTCCGTACTGGTCATTTGGATCTGGAAGAAGCGGAGGAGATATACGAAAAGCAGGTAGATAAGGATTGATTTTGGCCTCTGATTTTATTTATGAATCAGTCATTCTATTGCTTGAGAATCTTAATGCCCCGGACCCTCATTCCACTTGGACGTCGGACTATCCGTGATAACGGATCAACGAAGTACATCAATATCCCTGCGGACATCGAGGATTACGGCATCGAACGAGAAGGTGAACTGATGGCGTATCTGAATGCAGAAGAAGGAACGATAGTCTATCGTCCGACAGAAGAGTGGACGATAGGATAGTCACCGGCTTGGTTGCTTTCTCGGTGTGTTGAGCGATTGGGACTTCTCATAGACCTATCAGCCCCATATCTTTTCACAAGCAACTGCAGAACCACCGCCACCAATGATACACCGGTAGGAGAGAACCAGGGGCGAATTCGAACATAAAGCAGTGGTTCGTTTAGCATACCAGACATTCTCGGCACAATCGCAAGAAAGCGGCGGGTATTTGTATAACCTCAATCCAGAACCGCAATACGGCGGAGGGGTCGATTATCGACTACCAACAAACGAGACGGAAGGCTATGCTATAGTCAAAACACGCGTTACAGTGGAGACAGCAGACTGATTTGTGGGGGCGGCGGGGGGCGGGGGCCGGACCCACACGCGAGGTTACCCCCTTCAGGTAGGTGGCTCGACCCTGGTTCGAGGAGTTCGAGGAGGTCCTTTTCGCTCGGTCCAACAAGCTTGATCTCAACGAGTGGAGCAAAGCACTTGGAAAGGAGGCGCAGTAAGCTGTTCGTCGACGTAGCTTAGAGCTGGTCGGACGAGATCTCGAAACGTTGTGCAATCGTCGCTGCGGCGCTTCGGTCACGGCAGATCGAGTTGACGGGACACCCGTCGTTCACACAGAGCAGCTCCGCGCTTGACCGCTCACCGTGGACGCCACAGATGTGGCACTCCTTCGTGGTGTAGTCGGGATCGACGTAGGCGATAGGATAGCCAGCCTGAACGCTGGCCGTAGCGAGCCGGCGCTGGAACGCAGGAAGAAGCCAGGTCCCCGCATCAACCTCCCCATGCCGACACGTGATGAGCGGCCGGTATTCAGCAGGGAGATCTTCCAACACCAGAACAACCGATTCGAACTGATCGAGGAACTCCCAGAGCTCTGCAGTTGCCTCAGCGAACCGGCGGTTGAACAGCTGCAGATGGTGTTCGAACACGGCCGCCTCCTGGAGACGAGTGTCGGCCTCCATCGTCTGGAGACGCCGAGTGATCGCAACGAGTTCGTCGTAGAGAGCGCTTTCAACACCGCTGTTGATGACGAGTGCCTCCTCGATGTCGGGACCGGCATCTGCTGGTGCAGCAGCGAGAAGATTCTTCTCTCCCAGGTCAACCCCGATCCGCGTGACAGACCCCTCACTGCATCCTTCAAGCAGTTGGGAGTGACTGTGTGTACTGCTCATCGTGCCCCCAGTGCGGACTGCAGAGCCTCCAGGGACCCGTACGCGACGCCTCCGACGATGTACTCGTGGTGTATCGAGCCATCTTCAGTTCGATACACACGCGCATGAACCCGGTCACTCATCGAACTCCCCCTCTTTGGCCCGCTCTATGATTTCTTGGAGCTCTCGGGGTGGGATTATTTCGCTCGCTCGTTTCGGCCGCTGGTAGTCGTCTGGTACTTTTGCGAACTCGTCAACCATCGATCTGGCCCTCTCCATCGTCTCGTACAGGCGCTCAACATCCCCTCCAGTAATCTGCTCATTGCTCTCTGCTTTCCGCGAAGCTTTGGTGAACTCATTGTGGAGCTCTTCTCCCAGCATTTGGAATTTATAAGCCAGCAGCGAGCGCCCCACGTCCGCCCACCCGTCGTCTTGCTTACTCGGCATTCTCCTCCTCCACACAGGCTGCGACGAATTCTTTGAACTCCACGTCCTGGACGTCGGCAAGGCCCCCCCATCCCAGGCGCTCGCCGATACGCTCGTACCGGGAGACGCCCTCGATGTGCGGAACGATGCTCTCTTCAACAGTGGCTTCGAGGTCGATGAGGGCGGACCGAAACTCGTTGACGTCCTCAGCGGAGACGTCGTCGCCGTCCCCAGAGACAGGACCGAACTTTTCCAGTCGCTTGATGGCGAGGATGAGCCGGTCTTTGTCTTCCCAGAGCAACTCTTCGACAGCACGCCGAGCCGTCTGCTCCCAGTCGCATCCCCCGTCTGGTTGTAGTTTGCTGGCTGTACCGCTGGTTTCTTGCCCTCTTGAGGGCTTAGGCTCGCGTGCGGTCATGGTCGGCCGCACGGTCGTGGGCGCTGGAACGCCCCCGGCCATCTTCTGGAGCCGTGTCCCGTGCGTAGGCATCACTTACCGTATGCGGAAACTAATAGCTTTCCATAAGCGGAAAGTTTCCATATGGGGAAACCTTTACTTTCCTTCAATGGAAACGTTACCGATAGTGGTAATGTCCACGAATCACGATACGGTGAGTATGGCTCGACGAGCCCTACTGACCGACGGTGAACGAGACGCACTGACTGATCCGGAGTCCCGAGACAATCCTTACGTCGCTGTTTCCCGCGTACGACGTAAGATTCAGGAGGAACTCCCTGAGGACATAGAGATTCTCAGACAACACGCCGATGAGCATGGATCTGACCTTCTTGCAGAACTCCGCGACGTAGTCTGTGAGGAGATGACCGCAAAAAACCAAGAATCAACTACTGAAAACGGGAATGGAAATGACTGATCCCACCCAACTCACCCCACGCCAAGCGTGGGAGGCCTACGTCGATAGTAGACAGACAGACACTACTGAACAGAGTCAAGACACCTACCATTACAGGCTGAAGTTGTGGGTAGAGTGGTGTGAGGAGGAAGGCATCGAAACGGTTAGTTCCTTGTCTGGGTGGACACTTGAGCAATACCGGAGTCACCGTTCAGGAGAAGGCATCGCAGCATCAACGCTTTCTGGGGAGATGCAGACGCTGAAGAACTTCATAGAGTATCTTGAGCGCATCGAGGCTGTCGATGACGCTCTCGCTGAGAAAGTGAAGGTGCCTAATATTCCTCAGAAAAAGCAGTCAGATGACACTCGTCTCACAACTGAAGCAGCAGAACGCCTCATCGAATTCTACCGTAACAGTGACCTTCACTACGGCTCTCGCGCCCATGCACTCGTAGAATTGATTTGGCATACGGGAGCTCGCTTGGGGTCGGTCCGTAGCCTCGATGTCTGTGACTACAATTCCGATGAGAAATATATCGAGTTTGTCCACCGGCCTGATCAAGGGACACCGCTGAAAAACAAGGTCAACGGTGAACGGTATGTCAGCCTTCGAGACTCTGTCTGTGATGCACTAGATGAGTATATCGAAAGCAATCGGTGGGATAGATACGATGACCACGGTCGTCAGCCGCTCTTCAGTTCTTCACGTGGGCGTCCAGGACGGAACACTGTTCGAACTTGGATCTACAAGGCGACGGTCCCCTGCCTTCATTCAGACTGTCCTCATGGACGTGAGCGGCAGTCCTGTAAAGCCGCCAGAGTACAGTGCCATGCAAGTAAATGCCCGTCATCTCGCTCACCTCATCAGGTACGCACCGGTTCGATCACATGGCATCGAAACCGGGCAGTTCCCAAGAAGGTGACCCGAAAGCGGGTGAACGCATCTGAGAAAGTGATTGACCGGCATTACGACAAAGCCTCCAAGCGAGATCGTATGGAACTCCGACGTCGCCCTCACTTGGACAAACTCGCTTTGGGTGATTGAGGATAACCAGTCTCCCACGCCCTCACTACAGCCTGTGTACTAACACGCTCTACTTCCTCAAATCCCTCTACCCCATCATTCCTTTAAGTATCCCCGGTTACAATACAGGTAAATGAAGGGAGGGACGCTTTGGCGTTCCAGTTGTTCTACTGTCCTCAACTGCTTTGAGCGACGCCGCTGTCGCCTAAAGCAGGCTTCTTGGCTGGTAGGTGAAAAGCCTGTTTTGACCTGCAGGTATAGCAGGCGTCCCTCTCACTTCACTGCGGACACCAACAACTTGGTGAGAGATACATATGACAAATGAAAACACGAACAACTCGGCAGATGAGAGCCTTCAGCCGATTCCTAAAGAACAGCAAAACATATCGACTGAAGAGATAGTCGAGGCTGAATACAACGTTGCGCCCTCCTCCACTTCACAAGAGAGTGAGCCGGGCACACGTAGAGTGCATGACTATGGGTCCATGGAACCGCCAGGACGGATGCGTAATGACGATAGTATCGAAGCGTCGTCCGAGGAAGTTGGCGGAACCTCCCACGGGCATGAGTACAGTGCAGGATACGAAAGCCAGATGGCAACTCGAATCGGTGATGAGGAGGTTAGCGATGCAGAGATTGACCGTCTTCGAGAATTGCATGAGGGACGTCATCGGTCAGACGGTGAGCATAGTGTCCGGGAGAGTCAGCGCGATAAGGAGCGGATCTCGCAAGCCATCTGTTCATCGTTATCTCTGACATCAAAGGAGTCTGAGGCAGTTATCACTGTGGTTCAGGATCTGGACTTCACTCAGTTTGGGCACCAGAAGGGACTCATTCGAGTAACTCTCGGGGTCGTTTCTGTGCTCGTTGACGAACAGATCCGAGAGACTGGACCTGGTGAAGATGATTTCATTTCGTGGTCAGATGAATACCGGGAGATATGCAGGAAGCATGATATATCAATGAGTGACCTCTCGACTATCAAAGAGAAGGTCCGGGAGGCGCTTGATGAAGGCGAGGTCATACCCGAAAAGGGAACCCCAAAGCGCGATCCCGCTCTCCCTGGCCCAACGCCTCGGGACGAACTACCTGAGAATTATTGGACGGAACGTCGTCCCGAATACTGGGTTAGTGTAGCCAAGCACTGGAACCATTATTCAGAGACGCGGAAGGAGGCGATACCTGGCAAGTATAGAAAACTCGTCATTCAACTCCGTCAGTGGAAGCCCTGGCAGGACACCGAAGACCAAGTAGATGGGAAGCCGTCGTCAACCGATGAAGGGGATACGCTCGACGCCGGCACACGGGAAACCCTGGAGGAAGCTGAGGCGACTATTGAACAGGAGCTTGAGAATATTGACCAAGAGCTTGAGGATGGAGACACCTCGGAGCTTTTAGACGAAGCTTCGCTCGACGAATAACCCACCCAAGAGACTGATGTTTCTGAAAGCAGTTCCGCCTTCGGCAGTGGCGCTTATCGGGTTCACAGCGTTCGCTATCTTATTGTTAGTGACCTTCGCTGTGGCCTATGCGAAACGTGATGTCAAAATCAATATCACCCTCTTTGAGTTCCACCGATAGCGCCGGGCCTGAAATAACCTAAAACCTGGCTGAGCATTGATTGTAGAGACATCTATAGCGATTCGTTGACTGTGGGAATCTGTTAGTAGAAACCCACAGTCGATAGCACTAAGACAGTTGCAATTTATAAACTACCCAAACTGTGACCTCCGAAATGACGAATACCCACACTCGGGCACAAGCGTGGCTGAAGCCGCGCCAAGTCCGCGACCTCCGAACAGCCGCACAGAGCGACGAGTTCCTGCCGTACTTGCGTGACCGGAACGAGGCAATCGTGGCGATGCTTTACGACACCGGGCTTCGCGTCGGAGAGCTCGTACAGATCGACGTGGACTTCCTCCATCTCGACGACGACCCAGCCTATCTGGCGATCCCGGCGCACATCCAGAAGGACTACCCCACTGACCGGTCACCCAGCTACGAGGAAATGAACCTCGCTGTCGATGACAGTACATACGACACGGTCTCACGGCTCCGCTCATACCTGAACAACCGCTGGCGTTACAGCGAGGCGCTGTTCCCGTCGCGGCAGGCCGACCGGATGACTACTGAGAGCGTCCGGCGTGTCGTCCGCTCGCTGGCCGTGGAGGCCGACGTGCGCCCCCAGAGCATTGAGGGCGGTGCAGGCGACCCGGAGGACGTAACGCCCCACACGCTCCGCCATAGTGTGGCCTACAGAATGCTCCACAAAGAGGACGGTTACACCCTCTACGACGTCCGGAACCGACTTCGCCACGCAACGATCAAGACCACCGAAGATCGGTACGACCACTTCGACCGCATCTGACCATGGAAGCGGCTCCTTGAGCTATGTGGTTGAGAGAAAAGGGCGAGAGGTACGTCATATGTGACTCTATTCGAAGCTGACCGGCATCCCTAACTTTAGTACGAAGTAGATACCCAGTCAATACTGCGTATGGACAAATACGAAATCGAGGGCGACGAGGTGATTGAGCGAGAAGTGAAGGCAACCGGGAACGGCGCTCACGTGTATCTCCCGAAGGAGTGGCTTGATCACACAGTGAAGGTCGTGCGGCTATCACAGGATGAAGAGCCTGAGTTCAAAGAATGCGCCGTATGTAATCGAGTCACAAAAAGTACCGTCGAGTGGTGCTGGACAGACGAGTCGGGTGGCTCGTTCTTCCAGATCTGCACCGACTGCCGGTCTGAGGTCGCTGATGGGCCGGAAGATGTGTGCGCTGTTTGTCGGGAAGACCGGAAGATGTCCCGCTCCTCTGGGTTCGGTCCGGGAGGGGGGCCGAACCAGGACTGGTACAATGGGTGTGACACGTGCCGCGAACGAGTGATCTTCGGGAATAAACCAAGTCCGCAACCGGCATGGATTGAGTAACCTGTTCTACTCACCGTAGTCTTCGCTGGTTTACTTACAAACTGCCCCCGTGTACAGCGGTTTTTGCCCTCGGTGTATTTAGTTCAGTTTTGTGTACAAACTGGTATGCGTCTTGAAGAGACCGGCCAAAACGGTATTTACAAAGTGTGGATGACCGATGAGGAGATGGCCCGCCTCCGACAGGCTGCACCGAGTGCGCGTGCAGAGTTGGCGATTCTCCTCGGCGGCTATCTTGGACTGAAATCAACAGAAATTCCGAAGATCCGTCCGAAGCACATCCAGCCAGGTCATAGTGGCGAGCACCATCGCCTACACGTCCCTGCGTGCAACGGAAAAGACGCCCGCGACGTGTTCCTGCCGGACGAGATACGAGAGGACCTCCGTCAGTACCAGGAGGCGGAGGACGTTGGAGAAGATCAGCCGTTTATTTTCAAATCGGTAAAAACGATTCGCAGCGATGTCAAGGATGCCGCCGAACGTGCAGCTGACGAGACGGGGAACGAATACTACCGCTACGTCAGTGTCAGCGACCTCCGGCGGTGGTACGCACGGCACTTGCTCATCGAGGAGAAGGTCAACCCACTCGTCGTGATGCACGTCTGTGGCTGGAATAGCTACAATGCGTTGATGGCTTACTACGAAGAGCCGGACCCCGAAACCGTCAATGACGCCTTCGAAGATGCAAAGGTCGTATGACTGCAGACTCTGCCCGCCCCGACGTCGAATTTGTTGAAGACTGGTGTAGGCTCGGTGGTCGGGAAGTAATCAAGGCGGGGCAGCATCGCCTTGGTTTCGAGACTGTTCTACAGGTCTCCCCAGTGAGCGAGGAGTTCCACTACATCGTGAGCTACGCCGCGTCGAAGCCAGACTCCTCACCCGCGTGGGTCCCGATCCACGATGAGGGTAGCTTCGAGGCCGCCGAAGATCTGCTCGACGAAACGGCTCGTGTTCTCAGTAGCACCGAGGAGAACCCGCACGTGCTCGTGAAGCGAGACGGCACTGATCTTGAAACGTATGCGTTCCCGAATGCGTGGGTAGCCGAGCAAGCGCTCGACGTCCAGATCGAGCGAAAGGATGCGTCGGACGACTACCTCGTGTTCGTTGAAGAGCTCGATGCTTGGGAAGACCGGGTCGCCTCGATGCGCGCGCGAACTGAGAGAAACAACACGTAGCGAGTTCTGGAAGGCTGTTTTCCGGGGATGAACCCTGGGGTTGCCTACCGAGATCCCCGTTCCTCAGAACCACCGAGACCCAGACCCGCCGAAGATGTCGTCAGCGAGCTCCAGGGAGTCGGCGAACCCAGTCTCCCAGATGTTATCTTCACTGTCGCTTTCCGATTGGGAGTCAGAACCGGCCCGCCCAGCTTTTCCGGGTAGATTGAACCCCGGTCGCGGGCGTGGGTCGGGATCTGGATCGGGATCAGTGCTCGGATCTGGTTCTGGTCCCGGTCCGGGCGTCCGACTCGGCGGGAACGGTGTATCCCTCCTCGGGGTCGTGAGGAACGGCGTCTGTGGGGTGTCTGTCGCCGGCGTCGTGCCTACTTCAGGCGTTGTACCCAAGCCCGCCCTCGGCTGTTGACCGGGTTGCTGTTCGGTGTCTTGTCCCGGTTCTTGCTGCTGATCCGGTTGCGTATCCTGCCCGGGCGTCGTGATAACGTCGGGCGTCTGGTCGGTTGCACCACCACCGATCCCGGTCTGTTGGCCGTCCGTCACGGTCCCCGTTGAGCCAGTTGGCCCCGCAGTGGTCGTGTCCGGAGCCCGGGTCGTTCCATCTTGCCTGCTGACCGGACCGCCATCGAGGGCGTCTTGGCCGGTCTGTGTCACGTCACGCGTGTACCCTCCACCCTGGCCTTGCAGGACCCCTCCGGTACCACCGAGCGTGAATCGGTCGCGCGTCCCCACCCCATCACCGTCGGCAGTGTCGTCACGGTCGTCACCGGGCATCCCTGCGCCGGTCCCCGGCGTCCCGTTCGGGTCGTCGCCGCCTGGAGCGACGCCGCCGCGACGGGCCGGGTACTGGAAGAGCAGGTTCCGCATCGTTGTATCGAGGCGCTCGTTGAGGTCGTACATCTGGCCACCACTGGCGACGAGATCGGCGTCCCCATCCCCGCCGATCACGACGGTATCGCTACCGCGCTCGTCCTGCTCCTGTTCGGGTGGGCGCTGGCGCTGCTGTTGCCCCGCAAGAGCCGCCCCAGTCATCCCACCGAGGATGCCGCGACCGGAGGCAGTCCCCGTGTCAACACTGGTCTGCGCCCGTGTCACCGCTGGCTGGTCGAAGGTGACCTCTCCTGGCCGCGGGTCCATCGTCGGCCCGCGAGTCTCCCCATACGGCGTCTGTTCAGGATCGATTCCGGTCGGTTGCCCCGCTCGCTCACGTTGGGCCTGGCTGCGGAGCTGGTCCTGTGTCTGTGTCAGGGCGTCCTGACGGACGTCGGCAAACGAAGGGCTGCTTTCTGGCTCGTACGTCGCGCCACGGCTGGGGCGGTCAAGCACCTCTTGTGTGGATGGAGCGTCCACGCGCGGTGGCACGAGG
Proteins encoded in this window:
- a CDS encoding tyrosine-type recombinase/integrase, with amino-acid sequence MQTLKNFIEYLERIEAVDDALAEKVKVPNIPQKKQSDDTRLTTEAAERLIEFYRNSDLHYGSRAHALVELIWHTGARLGSVRSLDVCDYNSDEKYIEFVHRPDQGTPLKNKVNGERYVSLRDSVCDALDEYIESNRWDRYDDHGRQPLFSSSRGRPGRNTVRTWIYKATVPCLHSDCPHGRERQSCKAARVQCHASKCPSSRSPHQVRTGSITWHRNRAVPKKVTRKRVNASEKVIDRHYDKASKRDRMELRRRPHLDKLALGD
- a CDS encoding tyrosine-type recombinase/integrase, with the protein product MTNTHTRAQAWLKPRQVRDLRTAAQSDEFLPYLRDRNEAIVAMLYDTGLRVGELVQIDVDFLHLDDDPAYLAIPAHIQKDYPTDRSPSYEEMNLAVDDSTYDTVSRLRSYLNNRWRYSEALFPSRQADRMTTESVRRVVRSLAVEADVRPQSIEGGAGDPEDVTPHTLRHSVAYRMLHKEDGYTLYDVRNRLRHATIKTTEDRYDHFDRI
- a CDS encoding site-specific integrase; translation: MRLEETGQNGIYKVWMTDEEMARLRQAAPSARAELAILLGGYLGLKSTEIPKIRPKHIQPGHSGEHHRLHVPACNGKDARDVFLPDEIREDLRQYQEAEDVGEDQPFIFKSVKTIRSDVKDAAERAADETGNEYYRYVSVSDLRRWYARHLLIEEKVNPLVVMHVCGWNSYNALMAYYEEPDPETVNDAFEDAKVV
- a CDS encoding zinc ribbon domain-containing protein, which codes for MSSTHSHSQLLEGCSEGSVTRIGVDLGEKNLLAAAPADAGPDIEEALVINSGVESALYDELVAITRRLQTMEADTRLQEAAVFEHHLQLFNRRFAEATAELWEFLDQFESVVLVLEDLPAEYRPLITCRHGEVDAGTWLLPAFQRRLATASVQAGYPIAYVDPDYTTKECHICGVHGERSSAELLCVNDGCPVNSICRDRSAAATIAQRFEISSDQL
- a CDS encoding DUF2080 family transposase-associated protein, whose translation is MDKYEIEGDEVIEREVKATGNGAHVYLPKEWLDHTVKVVRLSQDEEPEFKECAVCNRVTKSTVEWCWTDESGGSFFQICTDCRSEVADGPEDVCAVCREDRKMSRSSGFGPGGGPNQDWYNGCDTCRERVIFGNKPSPQPAWIE